The Comamonas sp. lk genome contains the following window.
GATCATGGACTACGTCTCTCTAGCCGCCAAAAAAGGCGACGATGAGAAGGTGGGCCAACTGCTGTTCCGCGTCTTCAAGTTCCGCCCCGCAAACGTACATGCGGCTGCACCGGCTGTCGAGCAAGCGCCGGCACCCAAAGCCAAGCGCCCCGCACCGGGCCTGAGCGATGACAACCGCTTCTTCTGGGAAGGCGCCAAGCAGGGCAAGCTGATGATTCAGCGCTGCAAGAGCTGTGGCGATCTGCACCACCCTCCAGGCCCCGTCTGCCCCCAATGCCATTCCTTCGACTGGGATGCGGTCGAGGCCAGCGGCAAGGGCACGATCTATTCCTTTGTGGTCATGCACTACCCCGAAGTGCCTCCCTTCGATCATCCCAATCCCATTGGACTGATTGAGCTGGAAGAGGGTACGCGCCTGATTGCGCAGCTGGTCGGCGTCAAGCCCGGCGATGTGCAGATTGGCCAGAAGGTACAGGTCGAGTTCAACACCTTTGACGGTGATCTGACTCTGCCCCAGTTCCGCCTGGTGGCCTGAGCGCAAAGGAGCCCACTCATGGACTTTAGCCTCAGTGAAGATCAGCGTGCATTCGCCGACATGGCCCAAAGCCTGTTTGCCGACTTTTGCACGGACGAAAAACTGCGCGAGCACGACACTTCGGGCCAGCCTTTCATGCAGCAGCTGTGGCAGCAATGCGTGGCAGCGGGCTTGCACAGCATCGTGGTGCCAGAGTCTGCCGGCGGCCTGGGCCTGGGCATGACCGAATTGCTGGCGGTGCTGGAGCAGCAGGGCAAGGCCCTGGCCCAGGTGCCGCTGTGGCAGCAGCAGGTGGCGGTGGCAGCGATGGCCCAGTTTGCCGCTCATGCTGAGGGTGTGGATGGCGTGGTGCAGGCGGCCATGGACGGCGGCCTGATTGCCGTCTCGCTGGAGAGCGTGGTGGCCAGCCGTGGCGCGCCCTTGATGCTCAAGGGCCACAAGCTCAACGGCAGCCTGCATGCCGTGGCCCTGGGCGCACAAGCCGACGTGGCCCTGGTGGCCGCAGGCGGCGAGGACGGACGCAACCAGCTGGTGCTGGTCAGTCTGAAAGCCGCCGGTGTCGAGCGCATACCGGGCATGCGCGAGGACTACTGCGCCGTGGCCGACCTGCACTTTGCCAGCACTCCGGTGCTGGCGGTGCTGAGCGGCAATGCGCTGGAATGGGTCAGCGAGAGGGCGATTGCCAGCCTGGCCAGCCTGCAGCAGGGCGCTACTCAGGAGCAGCTGCGCCGCACCGTGGAATACGTGACGGAGCGCCAGCAGTTTGGCCGTCCCATAGGCACGTTCCAGCTGGTGCAAGGCCAGATGGCCGATGGCTACATCCTGGCCCAGGCCCAGCGCACGGCGCTGTACCAGCTGGTGTGGCGCCTGGACCAGAGCTTGCCTTGTGCGCCGCAGGCGCACTGCGTGCGTGCGCAATCGAACGAGCTGGGCCTGAAGGTCAGCCGCGTGGCACAGCACGTGCACGGCGGCATGGGCGTGGACGTGACCTACCCCATGCACCGCTTCATGTTCTGGGGCCGTGCCCTGGCGGTGGAGCTGGGCAGTGCCGAACATCACCTCGAAGCGCTGGGCCAATGGCTGGCGGACAACGACAACCTGGGCTGGAAGTACGACCTTCCCGAAGACCGCTAAAAGGATCAAAGATCATGGAAAACCAACAACCCAGCTTCGAATCGGTCAAGACCGGCGACGAACTTCAACCCATGACCGTTCCCATCACCGTGCCCTTGATCGCCGGTGGTGCGATTTCCACGCGTGATTATTTTCCCGGTCACCACGACCGTGATGCCGCGCGTGAACTGGGCTCGCCTCATGTCTTCATGAACATCCTGACCACCAACGGCCTGGTGCAGGCCTTTGTGGAAGGCTGGGCCGGACCCAAGGCACGTCTGATGGATCTGAAGATCCGCCTGGGCGCGCCCAACTATCCCGGCGACAGCATGAAGTTCACCGGCTCGGTGACCGAAAAGAACGATGCAACGCGCAGCGTTTTGGTCACGCTCAAGGGCAGCAACTCCATGGGTGCCCACGTCAGCGGCACCGTTCAGATCGCCCTGCCATAAAACGATTCGGAGACAAGCCTGTGACTGATATGAACATTTCCGGACGTGCCGCGATTGCGGGTCTGGGTGCAACAGAATTTTCCAAGAACTCCGGTCGTACCGAGCTGCGCCTGGCCATGGAAGCCACCCTGGCCGCCCTGGCCGACGCCGGCATCGATCCCAAGGAGGTCGACGGCTTCTCGTCGTATTCCGTGGACAAGGTGCCCGAGTACGAAATTGCCCGCCTGCTGGGCGCGCGCAACGTGAACTTTTTCTCGCAAGTGCCCCACGGCGGCGGCGCTGCCTGCGGCCCCGTGCTGCATGCGGCCATGGCCGTGGCTACCGGCGTGGCCAAGACCGTGGTGGTGTATCGCGCCATGAACGAGCGCAGCTGGTACCGCTTTGGTACCGGTAGCTACGGTTTCGGTAGCGCACCGTTCTTCGATAACGTGAACTATGGCTGGTACATGCCCCATGGCTTTCACACGCCTGCATCGTGGGTGGGCATGTTTGCCCGCCGCTACATGCACACTTTTGGCGCGACCAGCGAAGACTTCGGCCGCGTGGCGGTGGCCGTGCGCGACTTCGCCGCCACCAACCCCGCCGCGTTTTTCTATGGAAAGCCCATCACGCTGGAAGAGCACCAGGCCAGCCGCTGGATCTGCGAGCCCCTGCACCTGCTGGACTGCTGCCAGGAGTCCGACGGCGCGGTGGCCATGGTCATCACCTCCAGCGAGCGTGCCCGCGATCTCAAGGCCAAGCCGGTGTTCATCAAGGCCGCAGCCCAGGGTATCTCGGCAGGCCAGCAATCGATGACCTCGTTCTTCCGCGAAGACATCACCGGATTGCCCGAAATGGGCCATGTAGCCAAGCAACTGTGGGAGCAAAGCCGTCTGACGCCCAAGGACGTGCAAAGCGCCGTGCTCTACGACCACTTCTCGCCTTTTGTGCTGCCTCAGCTGGAGGAGTTCGGTTTCGTCAAGCGCGGCGAGGCCAAGGACTTCATCCGTGCGGGCGAGCATGCACGCGGCGGTTCCCTGCCCATCAACACCCATGGCGGCCAGCTGGGTGAAGCCTATATCCACGGCATGAACGGCATTGCCGAAGCCGTGCGTCAGATTCGCGGCAGCTCGGTCAACCAGGTCAAGGACGTGCACAACATGGTGGTGACGGCCGGTACCGGCGTGCCCACCAGCGGCCTGATTCTGGGCGATGAAGCCTGATGAAAGGGGAGTGATCCATGTTGATTGACTTGACCCCCGAGCAGCACGCGCTGCGTCTCAAGTGCCGTGACTACTTTCAGGCCTTGATGACTCCCGAGCTCAAGGCCCGCATGCGCGGTGCCGAGGGCGGCGACGAGTACCGTGACCTGATCCGCAAGATGGGCCGCGACGGCTGGCTGGCCATTGGCTGGCCCAAGGAATACGGCGGCCAGGGCCTGTCGGCCACCGAGCAGCTGATCTTCTTTGAAGAAGCCAACATCGCCGGCGCGCCATTGCCTTTCGTGACCATCAGCACCGTCGGCCCCGCGCTGATGGAGCATGGCACGGAGGAGCAAAAGCAGGAATTCCTGCCCGGCATGGCCAGCGGCGACATCATTTTCGCCATCGGCTATTCCGAGCCCGGTGCCGGTTCCGACCTGGCCATGCTCAAGACCCAGGCCCAGCTGCAGGGCGATCTGCAGAGCGGCCACTTTGTGGTCAACGGGCAAAAGCTGTGGACTTCGGGCATCGAGTCTGCCGACTATGTGTGGCTGGGCGCGCGTACCAGCCAGGAGCTGGCACGCCACAAAGGCATCTCCATCATGGTGGTCGATACCAAGGCCGAAGGCTTCTCGCATACGCTGATCGAAACCGTGGGCAACTACACGGCGGCCACCTATTTCGACAATGTGCATGTGCCGGCCAGCCGCCTGATCGGCAATCTGCACGGCGGCTGGAAGTTGATCACGGCCCAGCTCAACCATGAGCGCCTGGGTCTGGGTGCCTGGTCCGACAAGGTGTTTGCGCCTTTCACCAAGGTGCTGCAGTGGGCCAAGGCCAAGGACGAAAACGGCCGCCGCGCCGTGGATCTGCCCTGGGTGCGCCGCTCTCTGGCCGAGTGCTATGTCCGCATGGAAGCCATGCGGCTGATGAACTTCCGCATCGCTGCCGATCTGGAAGCCAATGCCATGGAAGTGGGCCTGGCCTCCACCACCAAGGTCTATGGCTCCGAGGGCGTGGTGGAAATCCTGCACCGTCTGATGGAGATCGTGGGCAGCAGCTCTCTGGTGCGTGGCGGCTCGGCCGCTGCCTATCTGATGGGCGAGCTGGAGTACGAGCTGCGCGCTGCGCCCATCAACACCTTTGGCGGCGGCACCAACGAGATTCAGCGTGAGCTGATTGCTCAGTTTGGCTTGGGCATGCCACGTCCGCAGCGCTGAGCGCACAGACGACAACAACGATAACAAGGACCAGCAGGAGACAAGTGATGAGCGCTTCGACAGCCATCTCGCGCGAGCTGACCCAGCAAAAGCTGGATCGCCGCGCACCCATTGCCAGCAAGTACATGGCGGCAACGCCCTACACCACGGCAGACCGTCTGCAGGAGTGCGCCCGTGACTTCGGCGAGCGCACCTTTCTGATGGAAGGCGATGTGCGTTATACCTACGCGCAATTCAACCAGCGGGCCAACCAGGTGGCGCGCGCTTTGCGCGAGCAGGGCGTGAAGATGGGCGACGTGGTGGCGATGTCCATCGAAAATCGCTCGGCCTTTTTCTTTGCCTGGTTCGGTCTGGCCAAGCTGGGGGCCGTGGCGGCTTTCATCAACACCCATGTGACGGGCAAGCCCCTGCTGCATGCGCTGGAAGTGACCCAGGCCGCCTATGTCATCGTGGGTGAGGAATGTGCGGCGCGGTTTGCCGAGACCGAGGGCCTGAACACCGCTCTGACCTATTTGCACTGGCCCGATGCCGACCGTCCGGCCCCACCGGAGGTGCTGACACAGTTTGGTGCCGATCTGCAAGCCTTGAGCAGCGGACAGGACGGCAGCGAAGTGCCTGCCCAATGGCGCGCCGGTCTGCAAGCCGGTGACACGGCGCAGTACATCTTCACCTCGGGCACCACCGGTCTGCCCAAGGCCGCCGTCATCAGCCACGCCCGCTGGCTGATGGCAGGTGACTCCATGCAGCTGCTGTGGGAGATTTCGCCCGAAGATTGTTTCTACGTTTTTTTGCCGCTCTATCACGGTGCGGCCTCGATGTCGGCCACCTCCACGGCCATGAGTGCCGGTGCCAGCGTGGTGGTGCGCCGCAAGTTCAGTCGCAGCGAGTTCTGGAACGATGTGCGCCGTTACGGCATCACCTCCTGCCAGTACGTGGGCGAGATCTGCCGCTTCTTGCTCAGCGCTCCGGCCCAGGCCGACGACAAGCAGCACACGTTGCGCAAAATGTCGGGCACGGGCCTGACGCCCGAGATCTGGGCGCAGTGGATGGGCCGATTTGGTGACCAGTTCCGCATTTTTGAGAGCTGGGGTGGTACAGAATCCAACACCAATACCGTCAATCTGGACAATCGCGTGGGCTCTTGTGGTCGTGTGCCGTTCTGGGAGAAAACCAATCTGCGCCTGGTGCGTTACGACCAGGACAAGGGTGAGTACATCCGTGACGAAAACGGTTATCTGCAACTGGCCGGCGTGAACGAGCCCGGCGAAGCCATAGGCATGGTCATTCAGCACCCCGGCGTGGTGGCTGGCCGCTTTGAGGGCTATACCAGCGCGGAAGCCTCCGAAAAGAAACTGATCCGCAATGTGTTCGAGCCGGGCGATGTCTGGTGGACTTCGGGCGATCTGCTGCGTTGCGACGAGGAAGGTTATTGTTGGTTTGTGGATCGTATCGGCGACACCTTCCGCTGGAAGAGCGAGAACGTCTCCACCATGGAAGTAGGCGATGCGCTGGGCGATTTCACCGGCCTGGATGCCATCACCGTCTATGGCGTGCAAGTGCCAGGCCACGAAGGCCGTGCCGGCATGGCTGCCCT
Protein-coding sequences here:
- a CDS encoding long-chain-acyl-CoA synthetase gives rise to the protein MSASTAISRELTQQKLDRRAPIASKYMAATPYTTADRLQECARDFGERTFLMEGDVRYTYAQFNQRANQVARALREQGVKMGDVVAMSIENRSAFFFAWFGLAKLGAVAAFINTHVTGKPLLHALEVTQAAYVIVGEECAARFAETEGLNTALTYLHWPDADRPAPPEVLTQFGADLQALSSGQDGSEVPAQWRAGLQAGDTAQYIFTSGTTGLPKAAVISHARWLMAGDSMQLLWEISPEDCFYVFLPLYHGAASMSATSTAMSAGASVVVRRKFSRSEFWNDVRRYGITSCQYVGEICRFLLSAPAQADDKQHTLRKMSGTGLTPEIWAQWMGRFGDQFRIFESWGGTESNTNTVNLDNRVGSCGRVPFWEKTNLRLVRYDQDKGEYIRDENGYLQLAGVNEPGEAIGMVIQHPGVVAGRFEGYTSAEASEKKLIRNVFEPGDVWWTSGDLLRCDEEGYCWFVDRIGDTFRWKSENVSTMEVGDALGDFTGLDAITVYGVQVPGHEGRAGMAALVFNGEAGFDPAAFWEVATSRLPRYAAPLFLRLMDTPDMTGNYKLRKVDLQKQGFDLQQIKDPLFVRDDRLKTYLPLTPEAVQGALRG
- a CDS encoding MaoC family dehydratase translates to MENQQPSFESVKTGDELQPMTVPITVPLIAGGAISTRDYFPGHHDRDAARELGSPHVFMNILTTNGLVQAFVEGWAGPKARLMDLKIRLGAPNYPGDSMKFTGSVTEKNDATRSVLVTLKGSNSMGAHVSGTVQIALP
- a CDS encoding acyl-CoA dehydrogenase family protein: MDFSLSEDQRAFADMAQSLFADFCTDEKLREHDTSGQPFMQQLWQQCVAAGLHSIVVPESAGGLGLGMTELLAVLEQQGKALAQVPLWQQQVAVAAMAQFAAHAEGVDGVVQAAMDGGLIAVSLESVVASRGAPLMLKGHKLNGSLHAVALGAQADVALVAAGGEDGRNQLVLVSLKAAGVERIPGMREDYCAVADLHFASTPVLAVLSGNALEWVSERAIASLASLQQGATQEQLRRTVEYVTERQQFGRPIGTFQLVQGQMADGYILAQAQRTALYQLVWRLDQSLPCAPQAHCVRAQSNELGLKVSRVAQHVHGGMGVDVTYPMHRFMFWGRALAVELGSAEHHLEALGQWLADNDNLGWKYDLPEDR
- a CDS encoding Zn-ribbon domain-containing OB-fold protein — protein: MTDQDWMTEVRAFVGKQYGRVHAWDRVNSPMIRQWCELMGVSMKTNAEGKVIAPPAMLQVWCMEGPVQNNYPPGSTTENPYEVLKLLEAKGFSSTVAVNSELTFVRDVVEGEDLCYTTRLESISEEKTTALGTGYFVTLIMDYVSLAAKKGDDEKVGQLLFRVFKFRPANVHAAAPAVEQAPAPKAKRPAPGLSDDNRFFWEGAKQGKLMIQRCKSCGDLHHPPGPVCPQCHSFDWDAVEASGKGTIYSFVVMHYPEVPPFDHPNPIGLIELEEGTRLIAQLVGVKPGDVQIGQKVQVEFNTFDGDLTLPQFRLVA
- a CDS encoding lipid-transfer protein, producing MNISGRAAIAGLGATEFSKNSGRTELRLAMEATLAALADAGIDPKEVDGFSSYSVDKVPEYEIARLLGARNVNFFSQVPHGGGAACGPVLHAAMAVATGVAKTVVVYRAMNERSWYRFGTGSYGFGSAPFFDNVNYGWYMPHGFHTPASWVGMFARRYMHTFGATSEDFGRVAVAVRDFAATNPAAFFYGKPITLEEHQASRWICEPLHLLDCCQESDGAVAMVITSSERARDLKAKPVFIKAAAQGISAGQQSMTSFFREDITGLPEMGHVAKQLWEQSRLTPKDVQSAVLYDHFSPFVLPQLEEFGFVKRGEAKDFIRAGEHARGGSLPINTHGGQLGEAYIHGMNGIAEAVRQIRGSSVNQVKDVHNMVVTAGTGVPTSGLILGDEA
- a CDS encoding acyl-CoA dehydrogenase family protein gives rise to the protein MLIDLTPEQHALRLKCRDYFQALMTPELKARMRGAEGGDEYRDLIRKMGRDGWLAIGWPKEYGGQGLSATEQLIFFEEANIAGAPLPFVTISTVGPALMEHGTEEQKQEFLPGMASGDIIFAIGYSEPGAGSDLAMLKTQAQLQGDLQSGHFVVNGQKLWTSGIESADYVWLGARTSQELARHKGISIMVVDTKAEGFSHTLIETVGNYTAATYFDNVHVPASRLIGNLHGGWKLITAQLNHERLGLGAWSDKVFAPFTKVLQWAKAKDENGRRAVDLPWVRRSLAECYVRMEAMRLMNFRIAADLEANAMEVGLASTTKVYGSEGVVEILHRLMEIVGSSSLVRGGSAAAYLMGELEYELRAAPINTFGGGTNEIQRELIAQFGLGMPRPQR